In Nomia melanderi isolate GNS246 chromosome 4, iyNomMela1, whole genome shotgun sequence, the following are encoded in one genomic region:
- the LOC116435039 gene encoding otoferlin, with product MGARRFRRTTYQVCVTILEARHLPQNASCLVVVKVGNQKKKTVVREKTDAPVYNEYFVFDLFCNLEELLSTRIIIAVYIKHYLRLKFHGSANFEIALVWEQPDRQYYHKWAMLINPADPGSGLKGYVKCNITMNVKGEKMKVHPETDGEDDIEGNLLLPVGGESLPFRSRARYIFAIYRADGLPDMSSMCMKTDFENINPYVQISFAGMKEKTSEAWQTYSPRFNEKIIFKEMFPSLCQRVRITIKHRVNSCQTCVVASHVLDLSKISNSGEYGFLPTFGPSFLHFYGSGRAEKSSCFGKWLTALPFYRGRVLLSLKTEMDDPEASARIGVETEPAAPIIENRLWRTEEYCLVAILYDVSMIDRRKFWTKSISFEISLGNAGNKQFPRSQCVEGGYDGNRMPERRPDFESGTAPRLTGSLDGKYNYLPLGSRKPCLYVKSWWPDLEWRMYNSNSLGRVADFLDQKLAELEGLVASEEQGAYMLYNETVRRLKDHCIRYLQMLNTGRYDDHGGTTKLDRHRVNLCRKEIESILQRIKINGELPSNRYTRIAMAHAYQYLKRVKKLREDPQHSLPDVSIWMTAGSKRVACTRLPAEELIYSEDPNERGLKCGKKIQAFLRNPREDQGADYAACKMEAFLWLGRTEHIGACWSAIPPGYDVEHERNLDVFPKYVEYTRSSVFQLRAHIFQGRFDPGMDASGLLDPLVRVAFHGYTAATRAIKQTLDPFWDQTLILPSCTIHGTKGHVKGDPPKVVVEVFDQDGIKEFCGRCTAVPLVKLAEETYSPPDFPPKLEWYKFKSQRDCTGSVLAAFELIEVQEDETADKPISDSKQEIIYSIPEDIRPKMARYRLEVIFWGIRDMKKINYVPVLKPRIIIECAGVDVKSEVMENAKRFNNFEEPHIVVDLDMAELDIYYPSVTIKAYDSRGFGCFKYIGVCIVPTVHIFIEQLITEEDYDAQIYGTRFKSLWTKKQSTILSLPTEYDSSKEENKGLISYKKMAAKHSSRTQRILRSLKKLFAHLLGRRGTKKKRVERMEEEDESLDWWSKYFASLEEERSRELGSSVPAGRERLATFKVYDGELEMQPQFAGFQDRLRTFELWKGSRNENSDYDSDNYVGKFKGRICVYRWPHPSDVPCKTKTGRNAANGVCDDYPSPEAVRLLVRLYVVKGINLQPNDPLSGKSDPYLCVRLGKTFINDKKNYISNQLNPTFGRLFEIEASFPQDYLLTIQAWDYDATSSDDLIGETKIDLENRFYSRHRATCGISRTYSASGYNAWRDRERPTQILFNICKRNSLPAPEYRKDHVKIGRKRFFRSDPQSKDEADWEECAALDVLHQWHDFPICGCSLVPEHVERRPLFNAAKPGLEQGKLELWIDMFQFGELPPKPALDISPPVPREYEIRVVVWNTEDVPLVDSQFLTGEKCSDIYVKGWIIYDDYQKTDVHYNSLSGEGNFNWRFIFRVTYSKGERVMIVRRKVSVLARSKTEDKLPCKLQLQVWDSDHFSPDDFLGALTLDLSRMPRGSPNSKNCTLRLLDLELPTIDLFKVSRIRAWWPFQRSVGTENYVQAGKVELEMSILRAEEAEEQPAGKGRDPPLELPHPNRPDTSFSWFRNPWKAFRFVVCRYYKWRIICCFTIVLLVLLLACAIYAFPGYLVKRILGA from the exons ATGGGTGCCAGAAGATTTCGACGCACAACTTATCAAGTGTGCGTTACAATTTTAGAGGCGAGACACTTGCCGCAAAATGCGAGCTGTTTGGTGGTGGTTAAAGTTGGCAatcagaaaaagaaaacggtGGTCCGCGAGAAAACCGATGCACCGGTTTACAATGAA tacTTCGTGTTCGATTTGTTCTGCAACTTAGAGGAACTATTGAGTACTAGGATTATAATAGCTGTGTATATAAAGCATTACCTGCGCTTGAAGTTCCATGGGAGCGCAAACTTCGAAATAGCTCTTGTGTGGGAACAACCAg ATCGTCAATATTATCACAAATGGGCAATGTTGATCAACCCGGCGGACCCAGGTTCCGGTCTGAAGGGATATGTTAAATGTAACATTACAATGAATGTAAAAGGGGAGAAGATGAAGGTGCACCCGGAAACAGACGGCGAGGATGACATTGAAGG AAATCTGCTGCTCCCCGTTGGTGGCGAGTCGCTGCCATTCAGGAGCCGCGCGCGTTACATTTTTGCGATTTATCGGGCAGACGGTTTACCAGATATGAGCAGCATGTGTATGAAAActgatttcgaaaatatcaatcCATACGTGCAAATATCCTTCGCTGGAATGAAG GAGAAGACCAGTGAAGCATGGCAGACTTATAGCCCCAGGTTCAACGAGAAAATTATCTTCAAGGAAATGTTTCCTTCCCTCTGCCAACGCGTGAGAATTACCATAAAGCACCGTGTTAACAGTTGTCAAACTTGTGTCGTAGCGTCACACGTGCTCGACTTGAGCAAGATATCAAACTCCGGGGAATACG GTTTCCTGCCGACTTTCGGCCCGTCATTCCTTCACTTTTACGGCTCCGGCCGCGCAGAGAAGAGTAGCTGTTTCGGCAAGTGGCTGACGGCACTTCCTTTCTATCGCGGCCGGGTTCTTCTATCCCTAAAAACGGAAATGGATGACCCAGAAGCGTCTGCCAGAATCGGCGTCGAAACAGAGCCCGCGGCTCCCATCATCGAG AATCGCCTGTGGAGGACGGAGGAATACTGTCTAGTGGCCATTCTGTACGATGTCAGCATGATAGACAGGCGAAAATTTTGGACGAAATCGATAAGCTTCGAAATTAGCCTGGGAAACGCCGGAAATAAACAATTCCCTCGCAGCCAGTGCGTCGAAGGCGGCTACGACG GAAACCGGATGCCGGAGCGGCGACCGGACTTCGAGAGCGGCACCGCTCCACGACTGACTGGTTCACTGGATGGCAAATATAATTATCTGCCTCTTGGCTCGCGAAAACCGTGCTTGTACGTCAAGTCCTGGTGGCCCGACCTCGAGTGGAGGATGTACAATAGCAATAGTCTGGGTCGCGTTGCCGATTTCCTA GACCAGAAGTTGGCGGAGCTTGAAGGGCTGGTCGCGTCGGAGGAGCAGGGAGCTTACATGCTCTACAATGAGACAGTTCGCCGCTTGAAGGACCACTGCATCCG GTACTTGCAAATGCTGAACACGGGCCGATACGATGATCACGGCGGTACCACCAAGCTCGATCGTCATCGTGTGAACCTATGTCGTAAAGAAATCGAGAGCATCCTGCAGAGGATCAAGATCAACGgcgaactaccgagcaatcgctACACAAGGATCGCGATGGCGCACGCGTACCAGTACCTGAAAAGAGTGAAGAAGTTACGGGAAGAC CCGCAGCACAGCCTTCCAGACGTCTCCATCTGGATGACGGCCGGATCGAAGCGCGTCGCTTGCACGCGACTTCCGGCTGAGGAATTAATCTACTCCGAGGACCCGAACGAGAGAGGCTTGAAATGCGGGAAAAAGATCCAGGCGTTCCTGAGGAACCCGCGCGAGGATCAAGGAGCCGATTACGCCGCTTGCAAGATGGAGGCTTTCCTCTGGCTGGGCAGAACCGAGCACATCGGCGCGTGCTGGTCCGCCATTCCGCCGGGATACGACGTGGAACACGAAAGGAACCTCGACGTGTTCCCGAAATATGTGGAGTACACTCGGTCCTCG GTATTCCAATTACGTGCTCACATATTCCAAGGTCGCTTTGATCCCGGGATGGATGCATCCGGCTTATTGGATCCACTCGTACGTGTTGCATTTCATGGCTACACGGCCGCCACCAGA GCTATCAAGCAGACCTTGGACCCTTTCTGGGATCAGACGCTGATCCTTCCATCGTGCACCATTCACGGGACGAAGGGGCATGTCAAAGGGGATCCTCCGAAAGTGGTGGTGGAAGTGTTCGATCAAGAC GGCATCAAGGAGTTCTGCGGAAGATGCACAGCCGTTCCGTTAGTTAAACTCGCGGAGGAAACTTACTCGCCACCTGATTTCCCTCCGAAACTCGAGTGGTACAAATTTAAATCGCAAAGGGATTGCACCGGCTCCGTGCTCGCTGCATTCGAGCTTATAGAG GTTCAAGAGGATGAGACAGCGGACAAGCCGATAAGCGACTCGAAACAGGAGATTATATACAGCATACCGGAAGACATCAGGCCGAAAATGGCGAGGTACAGGCTCGAAGTAATATTTTGGGGCATCCGGGACATGAAGAAGATAAATTACGTGCCGGTGTTGAAGCCTCGAATTATTATAGAGTGTGCCGGTGTCGATGTCAAGTCAGAGGTGATGGAGAACGCGAAGAGATTTAATAACTTCGAGGAACCTCATATCGTCGTTGACTTG GACATGGCGGAGCTCGATATCTACTACCCCTCCGTCACAATAAAAGCTTACGACTCGCGAGGATTTGGTTGCTTTAAGTACATCGGTGTATGCATCGTGCCTACCGTCCACATATTCATAGAGCAATTAATAACGGAAGAGGATTATGATGCGCAGATATACGGGACGAGATTTAAATCTCTGTGGACGAAAAAGCAGTCCACCATTC taTCATTGCCGACGGAATACGATTCATCGAAAGAGGAAAACAAGGGGTTGATTTCGTACAAGAAGATGGCCGCTAAACATTCATCGAGGACCCAGAGAATTCTGCGATCGCTGAAGAAGCTGTTCGCGCATTTATTAGGGAGGAGGGGCACGAAGAAGAAAAGGGTGGAACGTatggaggaggaggacgagtcGCTCGATTGGTGGAGTAAATATTTCGCTTCTCTAGAG GAGGAAAGGAGCAGAGAGCTGGGAAGTTCAGTTCCCGCAGGTCGTGAGCGGCTCGCGACGTTCAAG GTATACGACGGGGAATTGGAGATGCAACCGCAGTTCGCCGGCTTTCAGGACCGTCTCAGGACGTTCGAACTGTGGaagggcagcaggaacgagaaTTCGGATTACGACAGCGATAATTACGTCGGGAAGTTCAAG GGGAGGATATGCGTGTACCGTTGGCCTCATCCGAGCGACGTTCCCTGCAAGACGAAAACCGGGAGGAACGCGGCGAACGGCGTTTGCGACGATTATCCGTCGCCAGAGGCCGTTAGGCTTCTGGTTAGACTGTACGTCGTGAAGG GCATCAACTTACAGCCTAACGATCCCCTAAGCGGAAAGTCTGACCCGTATCTCTGCGTCAGACTTGGAAAAACGTTTATCAACGacaagaagaattatatatCTAACCAGCTGAATCCTACCTTCGGACG GCTTTTCGAAATAGAGGCTTCTTTTCCTCAAGACTACCTACTAACAATTCAAGCCTGGGACTACGACGCAACATCCTCAGACGATCTCATAGGCGAAACGAAGATCGACCTAGAAAATCGATTCTACAGCAGACATCGTGCAACTTGTGGTATATCTCGAACGTACAGTGCATCTGGTTACAACGCTTGGAGGGATCGCGAGAGACCGACACAGATCCTCTTCAACATTTGCAAGAGGAATAGTTTACCTGCACCGGAGTACAGAAAGGATCACGTTAAAATTGGACGAAAAAGATTCTTTCGCAGTGATCCTCAATCGAAAGACGAGGCTG ACTGGGAAGAATGCGCGGCACTGGACGTGCTTCATCAGTGGCATGATTTTCCCATTTGCGGTTGCTCTCTGGTGCCGGAACACGTTGAAAGACGGCCGCTCTTTAATGCCGCTAAGCCTGGTTTGGAGCag GGTAAATTGGAACTTTGGATCGACATGTTTCAATTCGGCGAGCTTCCGCCGAAACCGGCGTTAGACATTAGCCCGCCTGTGCCGCGGGAGTACGAGATTCGCGTGGTCGTTTGGAATACCGAGGACGTGCCTCTCGTCGATAGCCAATTTCTTACCGGGGAGAAGTGCTCCGACATTTACGTGAAAGG CTGGATTATTTACGACGATTACCAAAAGACCGACGTCCATTACAATTCCCTGAGCGGCGAGGGTAACTTCAACTGGAGGTTCATATTTCGCGTCACGTACTCAAAGGGCGAGCGGGTTATGATCGTGCGTAGAAAGGTGTCGGTCCTGGCCAGGAGCAAAACCGAGGACAAACTGCCGTGCAAATTGCAGCTGCAAGTTTGGGACAGCGATCATTTCTCACCGGACGATTTCCTCG GCGCCCTGACCCTGGATCTGTCGAGGATGCCGCGCGGAAGCCCGAATTCCAAAAACTGCACGCTCAGGCTGCTCGATCTGGAATTGCCCACGATTGATTTGTTCAAAGTGTCTAGGATCAGGGCATGGTGGCCGTTCCAGCGGAGCGTTGGCACCGAAAATTACGTACAAGCG GGGAAAGTTGAACTGGAAATGTCAATATTGCGAGCAGAGGAAGCCGAGGAACAACCCGCGGGCAAAGGACGAGACCCGCCGTTGGAACTCCCGCATCCAAA CCGGCCGGATACCTCGTTCTCCTGGTTCCGGAACCCGTGGAAAGCGTTTCGCTTCGTGGTCTGCCGCTATTACAAATGGCGGATCATTTGCTGCTTCACGATCGTGCTCCTCGTTCTGTTGCTCGCCTGCGCGATCTACGCTTTCCCTGGATATCTGGTCAAGCGAATTTTAGGAGCTTAA